From Candidatus Bathyarchaeota archaeon:
GCAATCCCATTGGAAGTGATGACATCTTTTGTCTCAATCTTTCTTGGGTGAGTAAGCGTTTGTCTAACTTCTCTCATCTTGCTTGAAGGAACAGAAACAGATGGCGGTAATCCTGACCTTTTCATCGATTTTTTAGTTTCTCTCCAACTCTTTGCGTGAGGGAGAATTTCAGCATAGGGTTTTTCTCCTGAGGCAGCTAATTCAACAATCTCACTTTCGTAGGTTTCTGCTTGCTTCGCCAGTTTACTGAACTGTTGATAATGTCTTTTCATCAATCTGAGTTGCTTCGCTGCCTTCTTTTGGAGTTGGTTTAATCCACCTTCATAAAGGATAGTGATAATATGTTCAAGAGTATTTTTATTCACACTTGGCTTATAGAATACCTTACGACCTTTTTTCTCTTTTTCGATTATGTCTTTTCGAACGAGAACCTTAAGATTTCTCCACACTTCTTCTCTCTTAAGACCAGTTTTGTCAACTATTTCTTGCCCATAGAGTTCTCCATATTCCCTCAGAACAAGAAGAATGTACAATTGGTTCTTGTGCCCTGATTCTTTTGGTCTTCCCCTCATTGCAATCCGTGCGGGTTAATTCACAATTGTCCTTTAAGCCTTTCTATTGAGGATGAAAATACATGTACACACATGGGAATCCACTTCAAGCATGCATGCAAGCCAATTGGAGGTTCTCTTGGTGAAAGACGACGACAAGAAAGCTGACGTGACGATTAGACGGCTGATGCGTTCTTCATTTATCAAAAGGTTAAGCCGTCGTTATCCAATTGACATATTCTCCGATAGAAATAATATCGTAATTCGCATTGAACTGAGAGGCAAACGTAAAGAACTGATTGATGTTTTCGACATTGAGGTCAGCGAAGAAGGCACCTTAGATGTTGAACAAGCGTTGCATTACGTTATAATGAGTTGGGAGTTGGGATTAGGCAACGCTGAATGGGAAGCTGGAATGAAAAATATCCGACAAAGCGAGTTTTAAGAGAGACATGCTGCGATGGGAATCATTGAAACAGATAATCCGTTAATCTATGCGAGACGACTCGGCAAAAGCGTTTTTGGCGCGATTGGAGCAGCAGTCACCGAGACTTTAGAGATATGCTACTGCTCTAGACTCTTGCCGGATTTCTTGGATAATCCCTACTTCCGACCAAATCAGAATGCTCTACTACTGTGGGCACCTTCGTTCTACAAAAGTACTCTTCTCTTAGCTTTCTCGAAAACAATTCCTGCAAACCTAGGAATAACTGATATCAGTTCGCAGACGCTTGAAACGCTCTATGGTAGTTTAGATAAAGAGGGAAATTTCATTGAGCCAGCTCTCGTTGGAAAATCTTTTGTTATCGTTACTGAGTTGAGTGCCTTTCTTGGTTCAGGTCTAAT
This genomic window contains:
- a CDS encoding winged helix-turn-helix transcriptional regulator yields the protein MRGRPKESGHKNQLYILLVLREYGELYGQEIVDKTGLKREEVWRNLKVLVRKDIIEKEKKGRKVFYKPSVNKNTLEHIITILYEGGLNQLQKKAAKQLRLMKRHYQQFSKLAKQAETYESEIVELAASGEKPYAEILPHAKSWRETKKSMKRSGLPPSVSVPSSKMREVRQTLTHPRKIETKDVITSNGIAWRIRKPTLLEIIDMMKDVEASIDKQKKEQETDSDLREAVERLLS